One genomic window of Vulpes vulpes isolate BD-2025 chromosome 11, VulVul3, whole genome shotgun sequence includes the following:
- the LOC112911570 gene encoding serum amyloid A protein, translating into MKLLVGILLCSLILGVSSQSWWTFLKEAGQGTRDMWRAYSDMREANYKNADKYFHARGNYDAAQRGPGGTWAAKVISDAREKSQRITDLLKFGDSGHGAEDSKADQAANEWGRSGKDPNHFRPAGLPSKY; encoded by the exons ATGAAGCTTCTCGTGGGCATCCTATTGTGCTCCCTGATCCTGGGAGTCAGCAGCCAGAGTTGGTGGACATTCCTCAAGGAAGCAGGTCAAG ggACTAGAGACATGTGGAGAGCCTACTCTGACATGAGAGAAGCCAACTACAAAAATGCAGACAAATACTTCCATGCCCGGGGGAACTATGATGCTGCACAGAGgggccctgggggcacctgggctgctAAAGTGATCAG TGATGCCAGAGAGAAATCTCAGAGAATCACAGACCTTCTTAAGTTTGGAGACAGCGGCCACGGAGCGGAGGACTCGAAGGCTGACCAGGCTGCCAACGAATGGGGCCGGAGTGGCAAAGACCCCAACCACTTCCGACCTGCTGGCCTGCCTAGCAAATACTGA